One genomic window of Coffea eugenioides isolate CCC68of chromosome 1, Ceug_1.0, whole genome shotgun sequence includes the following:
- the LOC113770091 gene encoding uncharacterized protein LOC113770091: MAEGTRMKSFEEQLRKQDARIQAVLDSMIADKQVMEEKLEVNQREMRSLLEANSAELKNFVSSQISSILRSLQGDKSILGNPNGSAERTPNNRNAGNSNTRHGEFGNSSRGEGQHWPMGVPRLDFPRFDGHSPKEWVRKCEKFFQLFRTTEEQQMDLVELHLEGKADLWYQNFKKDRGIVQWKDFGSEICRRFSTVGEADAVEEFSKLNQTSTVLAYQEKFEELRSIVMIQMPELTESYYISSFLSGLKGEIKSAVKMHRPDSLQSAFEMARWQEHHLDLVHKSSRPILRNTMHSTSFGINKGGNGAQDPGARQAGTSPTEFSRKSNSQQVFKKISPTEFQYRKDHNLCFRCGERFSPGHNCKSKGIHMMIVGEEEKGEENHTAEEEEVIEYMGTQQEHEVMLTLHALSGELSSSIIKMQGEYMNQHLTILLDGGSTNCFIRRSVAQQFPERVQNHRPFKVKIADGKELTCDQWIPGMQWSMQGHRFAHDVFVLDLEPYDLILGVDWMKSYSPITFDFKKLNLSFEKGGEQVVLNGDSNNANVRMQQGPSAHKYVKHKIRKALQQACMVKIHNSQVISEPDSLTKLLAKYDDVFAEPNTLPPNRCHDHQIPLKPDAQPFKIPPYRYPHVQKNEIDRQVKDMLNSGLIQDSHSPFASPALLVKKKDGSWRLCIDYRQLNNLTIKDKFPIPIIDDLLDELYGAKIFSKIDLRSGYHQIRMNPDDIHKTAFRTHSGLYEFFVMPFGLTNAPATFQALMNSVFEPYIRKFVLVFFDDILIYSPDSKSHLHHLSIVLETLRQHSLFAKISKCSFGQDQVEYLGHIITSAGVKTDPSKVEAMLSWPTPSCVKALRGFLGLTGYYRRFVKGYGEIAKPLTELLKRDQFAWSTAAETAFQQLKLAMSAAPVLALPDFSKPFLLETDASQKAIGAVLMQQGRPIAYYSQVLGQNNQARSTYEKELLSLITAVHKWKHYLMGHHFIIKTDHESLKYLLDQKINTSLQQKWLVKLMGMDYEIQYKKGKENVVADALSRRGDLENTAETSVHTITAIKPQWLTMVAESYNSDEMAKEVLLKLAMGADALPDYSYNQGILRFKGRVWIGADSELRQRLVSCFHDSSLGGHSGNLGTYQRIKSYLYWPGMKKEVEQYVQSCEVCKRSKNENCPYPGLLQPLAIPDQA, translated from the coding sequence ATGGCAGAAGGTACACGCATGAAAAGCTTCGAAGAGCAGCTTAGGAAACAGGATGCCAGGATTCAAGCGGTTCTCGATTCCATGATAGCAGACAAGCAGGTCATGGAGGAAAAGTTGGAAGTTAATCAAAGGGAGATGCGGTCCTTACTGGAAGCAAATAGCGCAGAACTGAAGAACTTTGTGAGTAGCCAGATCAGCTCGATCTTGAGAAGTTTGCAGGGGGACAAAAGCATTTTGGGAAATCCTAATGGTTCTGCAGAAAGGACTCCTAACAATCGAAATGCGGGAAATTCGAATACCAGGCATGGTGAATTTGGCAATTCCTCTAGAGGAGAGGGGCAACACTGGCCCATGGGGGTCCCCAGGTTGGATTTCCCCAGATTTGATGGCCACAGTCCTAAGGAGTGGGTCAGGAAGTGTGAGAAATTTTTCCAACTATTTCGCACTACTGAGGAGCAGCAGATGGACCTTGTGGAACTGCACTTAGAAGGAAAGGCGGATCTCTGGtatcagaatttcaaaaaagATAGGGGAATAGTCCAATGGAAGGATTTTGGATCAGAAATATGTAGGAGGTTCAGCACTGTGGGAGAGGCTGATGCAGTGGAAGAGTTTAGCAAACTCAATCAAACCTCCACTGTTTTGGCTTATCAGGAGAAGTTTGAGGAGTTGAGGTCTATTGTAATGATCCAGATGCCAGAACTGACTGAATCCTACTACATTTCTAGTTTCTTAAGTGGACTGAAGGGGGAAATTAAATCTGCCGTGAAGATGCACAGGCCAGACAGTCTACAGTCTGCCTTTGAGATGGCCAGATGGCAGGAACATCACTTGGATCTGGTTCACAAGTCCAGTAGGCCTATACTCAGAAATACCATGCACTCAACCTCATTTGGAATTAACAAAGGAGGAAATGGAGCTCAGGATCCGGGAGCAAGACAAGCGGGAACATCACCAACAGAATTCAGCAGGAAGTCTAATTCACagcaagttttcaagaaaatctCCCCCACTGAATTCCAGTACAGGAAGGATCACAACCTATGTTTCAGGTGTGGAGAAAGATTTAGTCCAGGTCACAATTGCAAAAGCAAGGGGATCCACATGATGATAGTAGGAGAGGAGGAGAAGGGTGAGGAAAATCACACAGCAGAAGAGGAGGAGGTTATTGAATACATGGGAACTCAGCAAGAGCATGAGGTGATGCTAACCTTGCATGCACTGTCAGGGGAATTATCCTCAAGCATTATCAAAATGCAAGGGGAATATATGAACCAGCACTTGACAATCCTGCTAGATGGGGGAAGTACTAATTGCTTTATCAGGAGGAGTGTGGCTCAGCAATTTCCAGAAAGGGTACAGAACCACAGGCCCTTCAAGGTCAAGATAGCTGATGGCAAGGAGTTGACATGTGACCAGTGGATTCCAGGGATGCAGTGGAGCATGCAGGGCCACAGATTTGCACACGATGTGTTTGTATTGGACCTGGAGCCTTATGACTTGATCCTTGGAGTTGATTGGATGAAGTCCTATAGTCCTATTACTTTTGATTTCAAGAAGCTGAATCTGTCTTTTGAAAAAGGAGGGGAGCAAGTGGTGCTAAATGGAGACTCCAACAATGCAAACGTAAGGATGCAGCAAGGTCCCTCAGCTCACAAGTATGTCAAACACAAGATCAGGAAGGCATTGCAGCAAGCATGTATGGTGAAGATTCACAACTCACAGGTAATTTCTGAACCAGATTCTCTTACTAAGTTGTTGGCTAAGTATGATGATGTCTTTGCAGAACCAAACACCCTTCCCCCAAATAGATGCCATGATCACCAAATTCCCCTCAAACCAGATGCCCAACCATTCAAAATTCCTCCCTACAGATACCCTCATGTACAAAAAAATGAGATTGACAGACAGGTGAAAGATATGTTGAACTCTGGCCTTATACAAGATAGCCATAGCCCCTTTGCATCACCTGCTCTTTTagtaaaaaagaaagatgggagcTGGAGGCTTTGTATTGACTATAGGCAACTGAACAACCTCACTATTAAAGATAAATTTCCTATACCTATTATAGATGATTTATTGGATGAACTATATGGAGCCAAgattttttctaaaattgatcTGAGATCGGGCTATCACCAAATCAGGATGAATCCTGATGACATCCATAAAACTGCTTTTAGGACTCATTCTGGTCTATATGAATTCTTTGTCATGCCATTTGGTCTAACAAACGCCCCAGCCACCTTTCAAGCACTAATGAACTCTGTCTTTGAACCTTATATAAGGAAATTTGTTCTTGTgttctttgatgacattttaATCTATAGTCCAGACTCCAAGAGTCACCTACACCACTTATCCATAGTTTTGGAAACCCTGAGACAACACTCTTTGTTTGCAAAGATATCTAAGTGCTCTTTTGGTCAAGACCAAGTAGAGTATCTGGGACACATAATTACTAGTGCAGGGGTGAAAACTGATCCATCCAAGGTGGAAGCTATGCTGTCCTGGCCAACGCCCTCCTGTGTAAAGGCTCTCAGAGGATTCTTGGGCTTGACAGGTTACTATAGGAGGTTTGTTAAGGGGTATGGGGAGATTGCTAAGCCTCTTACTGAACTGCTAAAAAGGGATCAATTTGCATGGAGTACTGCTGCAGAAACTGCATTCCAACAATTGAAGCTGGCAATGAGTGCAGCACCAGTGTTGGCATTACCTGACTTCTCAAAGCCATTCCTGCTGGAAACTGATGCCAGTCAGAAAGCCATTGGTGCTGTTCTAATGCAACAGGGGAGGCCAATAGCTTACTACAGCCAAGTACTGGGACAGAATAATCAAGCCAGGTCTACCTATGAGAAGGAACTCTTATCACTCATCACTGCAGTTCACAAGTGGAAACACTACTTGATGGGACATCATTTCATTATCAAAACTGATCATGAGAGTCTCAAATACTTGTTGGATCAGAAAATTAACACCTCTCTCCAACAAAAATGGCTGGTTAAACTTATGGGAATGGATTATGAGATTCAATacaaaaaagggaaggaaaatgTAGTTGCTGATGCCTTGTCAAGGAGGGGTGACTTGGAGAATACAGCAGAAACATCTGTGCATACTATCACTGCCATCAAGCCTCAGTGGTTGACCATGGTAGCTGAGAGCTACAACAGTGATGAGATGGCCAAGGAGGTTCTGCTGAAGTTAGCTATGGGAGCTGACGCATTACCAGATTACTCCTATAACCAGGGAATTCTAAGGTTCAAAGGAAGGGTGTGGATAGGAGCGGATTCTGAATTAAGACAAAGGCTGGTTTCTTGTTTTCATGATTCTAGTCTTGGGGGACATTCTGGGAATCTTGGTACTTATCAGAGGATTAAGAGTTATCTATACTGGCCTGGAATGAAGAAGGAAGTGGAGCAATATGTACAGAGCTGTGAGGTCTGCaaaaggagcaaaaatgaaaattgccCCTATCCAGGTTTGCTGCAGCCACTGGCCATACCTGACCAAGCTTGA
- the LOC113770100 gene encoding uncharacterized protein LOC113770100: MTKNQDETLRREIMELGSVVKTFTNKNEGMEQAIRSMEFRQDATEKLLKGIDQKYEGMMNMMAQLMSKVNDRGKEQEGSSSSKEVTQSEGSKLGPQREVSGRREFRNVHKLPKMDLPVFDGDNPREWIRKANKYFKIHGVEDDMKSEVAELYFRDRADIWFHGVFHGREVIPWEELTTALCVRFGEGKPEEAIEEFNKLTQAGSVADYLEKFEMLKALVMPSLPHLSDSYYKACFMSGLKEEIVNMVKISKPESLAGAIEIAKLQEKNLKAIQKIHKPAPAGFHNQKGPLKALTHPKWNQDNSKHTPRTYNQNSLNQNQFKRISPEEFNLRREKGLCYKCAEPYTMGHVCKQSHIHYLMAEEEGTTGGNEEQGEEVYCDCINGELADEHIEVSVHALAGGAGHKTIKLKGLTKGRQVTALIDSGSTHCFIDEQLATELRLGTQGPSLLVNVANGEKVDSKGLDKPLQWEMQGHQFQHTFNTLQLGGCDMILGVDWLARHSPIEFDFKDLSMKIHQGKHEVVLRGEDNSVKIRGLKGNRLKRWLRKQAYGVVAQLAAVMEVDDPGQTPAEISQVLDQYKDVFEEPKGMPPTKSHDHQIILKEGARPFQVRPYRCPYVQKTEIEKLVKEMLEIGIIQPSSSPFASPLLLVKKKDGSWRFCVDYRQLNELTVKNKFPMPLIEELIE; the protein is encoded by the coding sequence ATGACAAAAAATCAGGATGAAACTCTGAGAAGAGAGATAATGGAACTAGGCAGTGTGGTCAAAACCTTCACTAACAAAAATGAGGGGATGGAACAGGCCATCAGATCCATGGAATTCAGGCAAGATGCTACTGAAAAACTATTGAAGGGGATTGATCAGAAGTATGAAGGAATGATGAACATGATGGCTCAACTAATGTCCAAGGTGAATGATCGAGGCAAGGAGCAGGAAGGAAGCAGCAGCTCTAAGGAGGTAACTCAATCAGAAGGATCTAAACTGGGTCCACAGAGAGAAGTGTCTGGGAGGAGAGAGTTCAGGAACGTCCACAAGTTACCTAAAATGGATCTACCAGTTTTCGATGGGGATAATCCTAGGGAGTGGATCAGGAAAGCCAACAAATACTTCAAAATACATGGAGTAGAAGATGATATGAAGTCTGAAGTGGCTGAACTTTACTTCAGGGATAGAGCAGACATCTGGTTTCATGGAGTCTTCCATGGGAGGGAGGTTATACCTTGGGAGGAGTTGACTACTGCTCTGTGTGTCAGATTTGGGGAAGGGAAACCTGAAGAAGCCATCGAGGAATTTAACAAGCTAACACAGGCTGGATCAGTAGCTGATTACCTGGAAAAATTCGAGATGCTAAAGGCCCTGGTAATGCCATCCCTACCACATTTATCTGATTCCTATTATAAAGCATGTTTTATGAGTGGATTGAAAGAGGAAATTGTCAATATGGTTAAGATATCTAAGCCTGAATCCCTGGCTGGTGCCATTGAGATAGCTAAACTGCAAGAGAAGAACCTTAAGGCCATACAGAAGATACACAAACCTGCTCCTGCCGGCTTCCATAACCAGAAGGGGCCATTGAAGGCACTTACTCACCCCAAATGGAACCAGGATAACTCCAAACACACTCCTAGAACTTATAACCAAAATTCCCTCAACCAGAATCAATTCAAAAGGATTTCTCCTGAAGAGTTTAACTTGAGAAGGGAGAAAGGATTGTGCTATAAATGTGCTGAGCCTTATACCATGGGACATGTATGCAAACAGTCCCATATTCATTACCTAATGGCTGAAGAAGAGGGGACTACAGGAGGGAATGAAGAGCAGGGGGAGGAGGTGTACTGTGACTGTATTAATGGAGAACTGGCTGATGAACATATAGAGGTGTCTGTGCATGCCTTGGCTGGAGGTGCAGGGCACAAGACCATAAAACTTAAAGGTCTGACCAAAGGGAGACAGGTCACTGCTCTAATAGACAGTGGCAGTACCCACTGCTTTATAGATGAACAACTGGCAACAGAACTGAGGCTTGGTACTCAGGGACCGAGCTTGTTGGTCAATGTGGCTAATGGAGAAAAAGTGGATTCGAAGGGATTGGATAAGCCCCTACAGTGGGAAATGCAGGGACATCAGTTCCAGCATACCTTCAATACTCTTCAGTTGGGAGGCTGTGACATGATCCTAGGAGTAGACTGGTTGGCAAGGCATAGCCCCATTGAGTTCGATTTCAAGGACCTTAGTATGAAGATCCACCAAGGGAAACATGAGGTAGTACTAAGAGGAGAGGATAACAGTGTCAAAATAAGAGGACTCAAGGGGAACAGGTTGAAGAGGTGGCTGAGGAAGCAGGCTTATGGGGTGGTAGCACAACTGGCAGCAGTGATGGAGGTAGATGATCCAGGACAAACACCTGCTGAAATCAGTCAAGTTCTGGATCAGTACAAGGATGTTTTTGAGGAGCCTAAGGGGATGCCCCCTACCAAAAGCCATGACCACCAGATTATTCTGAAGGAAGGAGCCAGACCTTTTCAAGTGAGGCCATACAGATGCCCCTACGTACAGAAGAcagaaattgaaaaattagTGAAAGAGATGCTAGAAATAGGCATCATACAGCCTAGTAGCAGCCCCTTTGCTTCACCACTGTTGTTAGTCAAGAAGAAAGATGGATCATGGCGGTTCTGTGTGGACTACAGGCAACTGAATGAGCTGACAGTAAAGAACAAGTTCCCTATGCCTTTGATTGAAGAGCTGATAGAATAG
- the LOC113770114 gene encoding uncharacterized protein LOC113770114, with protein MSEQYLGWRLFFDGASNSFGTGIGVVLVSPEGKQYPTTTKLRFSCTNNMAEYEACIFGLKMALDMEIKDLIAFSDSDLLVHQTLKQWVTRDSKIMLYHCNLLSLASKFRNLELRHIPRTCNAFADALATLSSMIQHPDELVIEPIQIQLQDRPAHCLVMERISDVRPWCNDIKEFMKMGSYPPDADSVVKSFLR; from the coding sequence ATGAGTGAGCAGTATCTTGGGTGGAGGTTATTTTTCGACGGTGCATCGAATTCTTTTGGAACTGGAATTGGAGTAGTTTTAGTGTCGCCTGAAGGAAAACAATATCCTACTACTACCAAATTACGATTTTCTTGTACCAACAATATGGCCGAGTATGAAGCTTGTATTTTTGGATTGAAAATGGCATTGGATATGGAGATTAAGGACCTGATAGCATTCAGTGATTCCGATTTACTTGTGCACCAAACGCTTAAACAGTGGGTAACtcgagattcaaaaattatgctgTATCATTGTAATTTGCTTAGCTTGGCCAGCAAATTCAGGAATTTGGAACTCAGACATATTCCCCGCACTTGTAACGCCTTTGCTGATGCTTTAGCTACTCTGTCTTCGATGATCCAACATCCAGATGAGTTGGTGATTGAACCTATACAAATTCAACTTCAGGATAGGCCAGCGCATTGTCTGGTTATGGAAAGGATCTCTGATGTTCGCCCCTGGTGCAATGATATTAAGGAATTCATGAAAATGGGATCCTACCCTCCTGATGCTGATTCTGTTGTAAAAAGTTTCTTACGCTGA